A genomic window from Gracilinanus agilis isolate LMUSP501 chromosome X, AgileGrace, whole genome shotgun sequence includes:
- the LOC123253659 gene encoding nuclear RNA export factor 1-like, translating into MADHGKPEGKSRGKSENKSYLERGAGGSSCSENSSTLRQKKSRGGSLRRKYHSESKSSSGSRGYSQGPVRSVREDRDDPFEGQEASRARYSPHSSRVERGKWWERGGSRIHAALKRREREKERERRSLERGAATSNQNPPSKQWFKVTIPNGRNYDKTWLLSALRGKCSAALNPVEFHYEDKKAHFFVEDPHTASALKAADHNIVDCDSHRISIVVSTSSPPYSVQNELKPEQLEQLKFVMSKRYDSVQKSLNLKGLRSDPDLMTQCIDIVLNRKNYMTASVQIIGENIPQLLSLNLSNNRIYKLDDFAEIVHKAPNLRSLNLSCNELKSERELDKVKELKLGELWLVGNPLCKVFRNRASYLTAIRERFPTLLRLDGHDLPPPVAAVSVETPTPVAFDVEKPTMLPSCKGSYFGSETMKGMVTYFLQQYFSVYDSGDRQGLLDAYHEGACCSLSISANIQNPSQYNMSKYVKDNRNVKKVKDSGLRFHLLKHSRLAVITFINELPKTQHDMNSFVVDVCAQTETLLCFSVNGVFKEVEEKSNTIRAFTRVFIAVPSNNATRMCMVNDELFVRNANPEEIRRAFAAVPAPLTSFSTSMVNIFQEQQVIIQSFSTQSGMNLEWSKKCLQDNNWDFPRAAQIFTQLKVEGKIPAVAFQK; encoded by the coding sequence ATGGCTGACCACGGCAAACCCGAAGGCAAGTCTAGAGGCAAGTCCGAAAACAAATCTTATCTTGAGCGGGGGGCGGGAGGTAGCAGCTGCAGTGAAAACAGTAGCAccctaagacaaaagaaaagccGGGGGGGCTCCTTGCGTCGGAAATACCACTCCGAGTCCAAGTCCAGCTCCGGGAGCCGAGGCTATAGCCAGGGCCCAGTGCGCTCTGTCCGGGAAGACCGAGACGATCCCTTTGAGGGCCAAGAGGCTTCCAGAGCCAGGTATTCCCCACACAGCTCCCGAGTGGAGAGGGGAAAATGGTGGGAGCGGGGCGGAAGCCGAATCCACGCCGCCTTGAAGCGGCGAGAacgagaaaaagagagagagaggcgttCTCTAGAGAGAGGCGCGGCTACCTCCAACCAGAATCCACCTTCGAAACAGTGGTTCAAGGTCACAATTCCCAATGGGCGAAATTACGATAAAACCTGGCTTTTGAGTGCACTTCGGGGAAAATGCAGTGCTGCCCTCAATCCCGTTGAGTTTCACTACGAGGATAAAAAGGCCCACTTCTTTGTGGAGGACCCGCACACTGCCTCTGCCCTGAAAGCCGCCGATCACAATATTGTAGATTGTGATAGCCACCGAATCTCTATCGTAGTCAGTACATCGAGCCCACCGTATTCGGTGCAGAACGAACTGAAGCCCGAACAGCTAGAGCAGCTGAAGTTTGTCATGAGCAAGAGGTACGACAGCGTTCAGAAGTCCCTTAACCTAAAGGGCCTTCGCTCGGACCCGGACCTCATGACTCAGTGTATTGATATAGTTTTGAATCGTAAAAATTACATGACCGCATCGGTCCAAATCATCGGGGAAAATATCCCGCAACTCCTTTCGCTGAACCTGAGTAACAACCGAATTTACAAACTAGATGACTTTGCCGAGATAGTGCACAAAGCGCCCAACCTCAGAAGCCTCAACCTTTCGTGCAATGAACTGAAGTCAGAACGGGAGCTGGATAAGGTGAAGGAGTTAAAGCTGGGGGAACTGTGGCTGGTGGGAAATCCCCTGTGCAAGGTCTTCCGAAACCGCGCCTCCTACCTTACTGCCATCCGGGAACGGTTTCCCACGTTGCTCAGGCTAGATGGCCATGACCTGCCACCGCCGGTCGCTGCCGTCAGCGTAGAAACACCTACGCCCGTTGCCTTCGACGTTGAGAAGCCCACTATGCTACCAAGCTGCAAGGGCAGCTACTTTGGATCCGAGACCATGAAGGGCATGGTCACGTATTTCCTACAACAGTATTTCTCAGTGTATGACAGTGGAGACAGGCAGGGGCTGCTGGATGCCTACCACGAGGGAGCTTGCTGTTCTTTAAGTATTTCTGCCAACATACAAAATCCATCTCAGTATAATATGAGTAAATATGTGAAAGACAACAGGAATGTGAAAAAAGTCAAAGACTCGGGCCTGCGGTTCCACCTTCTAAAACACTCCCGCCTTGCCGTTATCACCTTCATCAACGAACTGCCAAAGACCCAGCATGATATGAATTCCTTCGTGGTAGATGTTTGTGCCCAGACAGAGACATTGCTATGCTTTTCCGTAAACGGAGTCTTTaaggaagtagaagaaaaatcgAATACCATCAGAGCTTTCACAAGAGTCTTTATTGCTGTCCCCTCAAATAATGCTACCAGGATGTGTATGGTGAACGATGAGCTGTTTGTAAGGAATGCCAATCCTGAAGAGATCCGCCGGGCTTTCGCCGCAGTACCAGCTCCACTCACGTCGTTCTCTACTTCCATGGTCAACATTTTCCAAGAACAACAAGTCATAATACAATCGTTTTCTACTCAATCTGGAATGAATCTGGAATGGTCCAAGAAATGCCTACAGGACAATAACTGGGACTTTCCTCGAGCCGCACAGATCTTTACGCAGCTCAAGGTGGAAGGCAAGATTCCTGCAGTGGCATTTCAGAAGTGA